In Camelina sativa cultivar DH55 chromosome 16, Cs, whole genome shotgun sequence, a single window of DNA contains:
- the LOC104753116 gene encoding UDP-glucose 4-epimerase 4-like has product MVGNILVTGGAGYIGSHTVLQLLLGGYSTVVIDNLDNSSLVSIQRVKELAGDRGQNLTVHQVDLRDKPALEKVFSESKFDAVMHFAGMKAVGESVAKPLLYYNNNLIGTITLLEVMAAHGCKKLVFSSSATVYGWPKEVPCTEESSLSGMSPYGRTKLFIEDICRDVQRGDPEWRIIMLRYFNPVGAHPSGRIGEDPCGTPNNLMPYVQQVVVGRLPNLKIYGTDYTTKDGTGVRDYIHVVDLADGHICALQKLDDTEIGCEVYNLGTGKGTTVLEMVDAFEKASGMKIPLVKVGRRPGDAETVYASTEKAERELNWKANFGIEEMCRDQWNWASNNPFGYGSSSDTT; this is encoded by the exons ATGGTTGGGAATATTCTGGTTACCGGCGGTGCTGGTTACATCGGAAGTCACACggttcttcagcttcttctcgGCGGCTACAGCACCGTTGTCATTGACAACCTCGACAATTCCTCTCTCGTTTCGATCCAACGCGTCAAGGAGCTCGCCGGAGATCGTGGTCAAAATCTCACCGTCCACCAG GTGGACCTTCGCGATAAACCCGCACTTGAGAAGGTTTTCTCAGAAtcaaa GTTCGATGCAGTAATGCATTTTGCTGGAATGAAAGCAGTCGGCGAGAGCGTGGCGAAACCGCTTCTCTATTATAACAATAACTTGATTGGGACTATTACACTTTTGGAAGTAATGGCTGCTCACGGTTGTAAAAAA CTTGTGTTTTCTTCATCCGCAACTGTGTATGGCTGGCCAAAGGAGGTTCCTTGTACAGAAGAGTCCTCCCTTTCTGGGATGAGTCCTTATGGACGGACAAAG CTGTTCATTGAGGACATTTGCCGTGATGTGCAACGTGGTGATCCTGAATGGAGAATCATAATGTTGAGGTACTTTAACCCTGTGGGAGCGCACCCTAGCGGTCGCATTGGCGAGGATCCTTGTGGAACTCCAAATAATCTCATGCCTTACGTCCAACAAGTCGTTGTTGGGAGGCTGCCTAACCTAAAAATTTATGGAACCGACTATACCACTAAAGATGGCACTGGT GTACGAGACTATATTCATGTTGTTGATCTAGCAGATGGCCATATATGTGCGCTTCAAAAGCTAGACGATACTGAAATAG GTTGTGAGGTATACAACCTTGGAACCGGAAAAGGAACAACAGTGTTGGAGATGGTTGATGCATTTGAAAAAGCTTCTGGAATG AAAATCCCACTGGTGAAGGTTGGAAGGAGACCAGGTGATGCAGAAACCGTCTATGCGTCAACAGAAAAAGCTGAACGGGAACTAAACTGGAA GGCAAATTTTGGAATCGAAGAAATGTGTAGGGACCAATGGAACTGGGCAAGTAACAATCCTTTTGGTTACGGTTCTTCATCAGACACAACTTAA